The following proteins are co-located in the Legionella busanensis genome:
- a CDS encoding electron transfer flavoprotein subunit alpha/FixB family protein: MSALVIVEHDNQKIHASTRSTFSAALNLDEHPTLLVVGYQCKQVAEEAAALAGANMVLLVDNESYQHHLAENTSQLITAIAKDYAFILAPSTTFGKNIMPRVAAKLEVAQVSDVIRIIDAETFEHPIYAGNAIETVKVLDNKKVLTIRTTAFSSNLASQTPCCIEAIDNLIFDTSTTFVKQELSRSVRPDLSSAKIIVSGGRGLQSAEKFKLIEELADALGAAVGASRAAVDAGYILNDCQVGQTGKIVAPELYIAIGISGAVQHLAGMKDSKIIVAINKDPDAPIFQIATYGLVGDLFELVPELIEQLKQS, translated from the coding sequence ATGAGTGCTCTAGTAATTGTTGAACATGATAATCAAAAAATACATGCATCCACGCGCAGTACTTTCTCGGCTGCATTAAATCTAGACGAGCATCCAACACTCTTAGTAGTAGGATATCAGTGTAAGCAGGTAGCAGAAGAGGCGGCTGCCTTAGCAGGCGCAAACATGGTTTTATTGGTAGACAATGAATCTTATCAACATCATTTAGCAGAGAATACAAGCCAACTTATTACAGCAATTGCCAAAGATTATGCATTTATTTTAGCGCCTTCAACAACATTCGGTAAAAATATAATGCCGCGTGTTGCAGCAAAATTAGAGGTGGCTCAAGTTTCAGATGTCATACGAATCATTGATGCTGAGACATTTGAGCATCCTATCTATGCTGGTAATGCAATTGAGACAGTTAAGGTCCTTGATAATAAGAAAGTATTAACTATTCGTACGACTGCCTTTTCAAGTAATTTAGCAAGCCAAACACCTTGCTGTATCGAAGCAATAGATAATTTAATTTTTGACACAAGCACAACATTTGTTAAACAGGAATTAAGTCGTTCAGTGCGGCCTGATTTATCAAGCGCTAAAATTATTGTTTCAGGAGGGCGTGGTTTACAAAGCGCTGAAAAATTTAAGCTTATTGAAGAATTAGCAGATGCCTTAGGCGCTGCTGTAGGTGCATCAAGAGCGGCTGTTGATGCAGGATATATTCTTAATGATTGCCAAGTAGGACAAACAGGTAAAATTGTTGCCCCGGAACTTTATATTGCGATAGGAATTTCGGGAGCAGTACAACATTTAGCTGGTATGAAGGATTCAAAAATTATTGTTGCCATTAACAAAGATCCTGATGCTCCTATATTTCAAATTGCCACCTACGGTTTAGTTGGCGATTTATTTGAATTAGTTCCAGAACTAATTGAACAATTGAAGCAATCTTAG
- the ald gene encoding alanine dehydrogenase, with product MIVGIPKEIKPQENRVGLVPASVREIVRAGSSVFVEKGAGLGIGISDEEYQIAGAEIVDTADEVFAKAELIIKVKEPQPIECKRLREGQTIFTYLHLAPDPHQARLLKESGVTAIAYETVTQNDGGLPLLTPMSQVAGRMSIQAGAHCLEMAQGGSGVLLGGVPGVAAANVVVIGGGVVGTNAVRMAMGMEARVIVLDKYLPRLRELDFQFGAKLNTIYATSDALEQYIATADLVIGAVLVHGAAAPKLVTKAMLKTMRPGSVVVDVAIDQGGCFETSRPTTHQNPTYVVDNVVHYCVANMPGAVPRTSTFALNNATLPFVMSLVTKGIKPALLQDPHLLNGLNVHKGMITYEAVALDLGFEYIPAITALNS from the coding sequence ATGATCGTTGGTATACCTAAAGAAATTAAACCTCAAGAAAATAGAGTAGGTTTAGTTCCTGCAAGTGTTAGGGAAATTGTTCGAGCTGGAAGTTCGGTATTTGTTGAGAAAGGCGCTGGCTTAGGTATTGGTATTTCTGATGAAGAGTATCAAATAGCAGGGGCAGAAATTGTTGATACGGCTGATGAGGTTTTTGCTAAAGCAGAATTAATTATTAAAGTAAAAGAACCTCAACCCATTGAATGTAAGCGTTTACGAGAAGGTCAAACAATATTTACTTACCTACATTTAGCACCTGATCCGCATCAAGCACGCCTACTTAAAGAATCAGGCGTTACCGCCATTGCTTATGAAACCGTAACACAAAATGATGGCGGGTTACCCTTATTAACTCCTATGTCGCAAGTTGCCGGGCGTATGTCAATTCAAGCGGGTGCACATTGCCTGGAAATGGCTCAAGGTGGAAGTGGTGTTTTGCTAGGTGGCGTGCCTGGCGTAGCAGCTGCTAATGTGGTAGTCATTGGTGGCGGCGTTGTTGGTACTAATGCTGTACGTATGGCAATGGGTATGGAAGCGCGCGTAATTGTTTTAGATAAATATTTACCTCGCTTACGTGAATTAGATTTTCAATTTGGTGCTAAATTAAATACTATTTATGCTACTTCTGATGCATTAGAACAATACATAGCAACTGCTGATTTAGTGATAGGGGCTGTCCTTGTGCACGGTGCTGCTGCACCTAAATTAGTTACAAAAGCCATGTTAAAGACGATGCGACCTGGTTCAGTTGTTGTTGATGTGGCTATTGATCAGGGTGGATGCTTTGAGACAAGCCGCCCAACCACTCATCAAAATCCAACTTATGTCGTTGATAATGTTGTCCATTACTGCGTCGCTAATATGCCAGGTGCGGTACCGCGTACGTCAACCTTTGCTTTAAATAATGCGACATTGCCTTTTGTTATGAGTTTAGTGACTAAAGGAATTAAACCTGCTTTATTACAAGATCCACATTTGTTAAATGGATTAAATGTTCATAAAGGAATGATTACTTATGAAGCAGTCGCATTAGATTTAGGCTTTGAATATATTCCCGCTATTACTGCTTTAAATAGTTAA
- a CDS encoding electron transfer flavoprotein subunit beta/FixA family protein has protein sequence MKILVAVKRVIDPYVKIRITPDHMGVETQNVKMSMNPFDEIALEEAIRLKEKNIASEVVAVTVGADSAQETLRHALALGADSAILVKSEKHYCSLNIAKILQKVVAQEQPSLVLMGKQTIDGDNNQTPQMLAALLDWPQATYASKLEIDSNSLQVTREIDGGLETLALTLPAVVSTDLRLNEPRYASLPNIMKAKRKPLEILSIENLQLNLQDHVQVLSVKPPSARSAGAILDSVKSLVEKLNEAKVL, from the coding sequence ATGAAGATTCTTGTTGCAGTAAAACGTGTTATTGATCCCTACGTCAAGATAAGGATTACACCAGATCACATGGGGGTTGAAACACAAAATGTAAAGATGTCTATGAACCCTTTCGATGAGATCGCGCTTGAAGAAGCAATTCGTTTAAAAGAAAAAAATATTGCCTCTGAGGTAGTTGCTGTTACTGTTGGCGCTGATTCGGCGCAAGAAACACTGCGACACGCACTTGCTTTAGGCGCAGACAGTGCTATTTTAGTAAAGAGTGAAAAGCATTACTGCAGTTTAAATATTGCCAAGATTTTACAAAAAGTTGTAGCGCAAGAACAGCCTAGCTTAGTACTTATGGGTAAGCAAACTATTGATGGTGATAATAATCAAACACCGCAAATGTTAGCAGCGTTACTTGACTGGCCGCAGGCAACTTATGCATCTAAGCTAGAAATTGACAGTAACTCCTTGCAGGTGACCCGTGAAATTGATGGTGGTTTAGAAACGCTTGCTTTAACATTACCTGCAGTGGTTAGCACAGATTTACGTTTAAATGAACCACGCTACGCTAGTTTACCTAATATTATGAAAGCAAAACGTAAACCACTAGAAATTCTATCTATAGAAAATTTACAACTTAATTTACAAGATCATGTTCAAGTGCTTTCGGTAAAGCCTCCTTCTGCACGTTCAGCTGGTGCCATACTGGATTCAGTTAAGTCACTTGTTGAGAAATTAAATGAAGCGAAAGTGCTTTGA